In Candidatus Methylomirabilota bacterium, one DNA window encodes the following:
- a CDS encoding ABC transporter permease, producing the protein MAIPIIYNVRSVRARWTSTVVAVLGIAGTVGVFVAMLSLARGFQATLVASGSTSNAIVRRAGATSEMDSGMTLEQVRVIEDAPGVARAGAGPLVSPEVVVVAAFPLKGRGTDGNAQVRGVSARALAVRPSVKVIAGRPFEPGLSELLVGRNVANSYVGLELGKTVRFGGGTWTVVGVFDAGGSAFDSELWCDANVLKQVFQRPQNLFQSVTVRLTSPEALTAFKDALTADPRLTVQVDREVEYYAKQSRQLTTLITVLGSLVALVMGVGAVFGALNTMYSAVAERAREIATLRALGFGSGSVVASFVVEALGIALAGGLLGCLAVLPLNGLTTGTINWQTFSHLAFAFRITPLLLMWGLLFALLMGLVGGLPPAVRAARAPIVLALREL; encoded by the coding sequence GTGGCGATCCCGATCATCTACAACGTGCGGAGCGTCCGGGCGCGGTGGACATCGACCGTCGTGGCCGTGCTGGGCATCGCCGGGACCGTAGGAGTCTTCGTCGCCATGCTCTCCCTGGCGCGTGGCTTCCAGGCGACGCTGGTGGCATCCGGGTCCACCAGCAACGCCATCGTGCGGCGGGCGGGCGCCACGTCGGAGATGGACAGCGGAATGACGCTCGAGCAGGTGCGGGTGATCGAAGATGCACCCGGCGTGGCCCGCGCCGGCGCCGGCCCGCTGGTGAGCCCCGAGGTCGTGGTCGTGGCCGCGTTTCCCTTGAAGGGCCGGGGAACCGACGGCAACGCCCAGGTGCGGGGCGTGTCCGCGCGGGCGCTCGCCGTCCGGCCCAGCGTGAAGGTCATCGCCGGCCGCCCCTTCGAGCCCGGGCTGTCGGAGCTGCTGGTCGGGCGCAACGTGGCGAACAGCTACGTCGGCCTGGAGCTGGGCAAGACCGTGCGGTTCGGCGGCGGCACCTGGACCGTGGTCGGCGTGTTCGACGCGGGCGGCAGCGCCTTCGACTCGGAGCTCTGGTGCGACGCCAATGTCCTCAAGCAGGTGTTCCAGCGTCCCCAGAACCTGTTCCAGTCGGTGACGGTCCGGCTGACGTCGCCGGAGGCCCTGACGGCCTTCAAGGACGCGCTGACCGCCGACCCCCGGCTCACCGTGCAGGTCGACCGCGAGGTCGAGTACTACGCCAAGCAGTCGCGGCAGCTCACGACGCTGATCACCGTGCTGGGCAGTCTCGTGGCCCTGGTGATGGGCGTGGGCGCCGTCTTCGGGGCGCTCAACACGATGTATTCCGCCGTGGCCGAGCGCGCCCGGGAGATCGCCACCTTGCGCGCGCTGGGGTTCGGCAGCGGCAGCGTGGTGGCGTCCTTCGTGGTCGAGGCGCTGGGCATCGCGCTCGCCGGCGGGCTGCTCGGCTGCCTGGCCGTTTTGCCGCTGAACGGCCTGACCACGGGCACGATCAACTGGCAGACGTTCTCGCACCTGGCGTTCGCCTTCCGTATCACGCCGCTGCTGCTGATGTGGGGGCTCCTGTTCGCCTTGCTGATGGGGCTCGTGGGCGG